The Streptomyces sp. HUAS CB01 genome has a segment encoding these proteins:
- a CDS encoding sacsin N-terminal ATP-binding-like domain-containing protein codes for MSVRTTEGADPFGTARLRRGVLDAWGASPARFREDANAEEDLALGGYRDRVIVELAQNAADAAGRAGVPGRLRLTLDRGTLVAANTGAPLDATGVESLSTLRASAKREDDRTAVGRFGVGFAAVLAVSDEPAVVGRHGGVRWSLAEARELAARAAQASPGLGDELRRRDGHVPLLRLPLPAEGTAPDGYDTVVILPLRDGTAEDLVSRLLAGIDDALLLTLPGLTEVVVETPEGVRTLRRSQHGDHVHVEDSARGLSRWRVVSHHGALEPALLADRPVEERLRPHWTVTWAVPVDAEGMPVYPATAPVVHAPTPTDEPLGVPALLIASLPLDTARRHPAPGPLTDFLVRRAADAYAELLGDWQPVGTGLIDLVPGPLGKGELDGSLRAAILELLPRVAFLAPAVPSEDVVALRPLEAEVVEGAGAETVRVLADVLPTLLPAGLERRVELRTLGVARVPLTEAVDRLAGIERDPSWWWRLYDSLAGVDPERLSGLPVPLAGTGAAAGDAVAGEEDEEPRQRRAPRTTIGPRQVLLPTAETPEGLARFGLKVAHQAAAHPLLEKLGALPATPRAVLTTPQVRAAVAASLEDGDGLWDEDAPDSEELAEIVLALVRDAGLEPGDEPWLGALALPDEDGELAPAGELVLPGSPFASVMREGELALVDAELAERWGEQPLAACGVLANFALVRATDVVLDPDELEPREGDFAEPDDAGLLDAVDVWCEDVLDRLPETPVPPVATEIAAVRDLDLVDDDQWPRALALLARPPLRDALTQPVRVLLPDGTTETIRPYTAWWLRDHPVLGGRRPAGLRSSGGDPLLVGLYDSADATGFEDEQVLHALGVRTSVAALLDEPGGAAELLGRLADPDRPVTASQLHGLYTALADLDPEQVTLPDDLRAVVDGQVRVVDAADALVADAPDLLPLTAGRPLLPVSPDRAADLAELFQVGRLSEAVEAEVTTVGEEHEVPEPVHALLGPATPTSYVEHEELLAGGVELDWRRTSDGVIHAATLEGVAAGLAWAAGQWPRRFEVAALLEDPSRTEELARDRWFD; via the coding sequence GTGAGCGTCAGGACGACCGAGGGGGCCGACCCGTTCGGGACGGCGCGGCTGCGGCGTGGGGTGCTCGACGCCTGGGGCGCGAGCCCCGCCCGCTTCCGCGAGGACGCCAACGCCGAGGAGGACCTCGCCCTCGGCGGCTACCGCGATCGTGTGATCGTCGAGCTGGCCCAGAACGCCGCCGACGCCGCCGGCCGCGCCGGCGTCCCCGGGCGTCTCCGGCTCACCCTCGACCGGGGCACGCTCGTCGCCGCCAACACCGGAGCGCCGCTGGACGCCACCGGAGTGGAGTCGCTGTCGACGCTGCGGGCGTCCGCCAAGCGTGAGGACGACCGGACCGCCGTGGGCCGGTTCGGCGTCGGCTTCGCCGCCGTACTGGCCGTGAGCGACGAGCCCGCCGTCGTCGGCCGCCACGGGGGAGTCCGCTGGTCGCTGGCCGAGGCCCGGGAACTCGCCGCGCGGGCGGCGCAGGCCAGCCCGGGACTCGGGGACGAGCTCCGTCGCCGGGACGGCCACGTACCCCTGCTGCGGCTGCCGCTGCCCGCCGAGGGCACCGCACCCGACGGCTACGACACGGTCGTGATCCTGCCGCTGCGCGACGGGACCGCCGAGGACCTGGTCTCCCGGCTGCTCGCCGGGATCGACGACGCGCTGCTGCTGACCCTGCCGGGGCTCACCGAGGTCGTCGTGGAGACCCCGGAGGGGGTCAGGACCCTGCGCCGCTCGCAGCACGGCGACCACGTCCACGTCGAGGACAGCGCCCGCGGACTGAGCCGCTGGCGGGTCGTCAGCCACCACGGCGCCCTCGAGCCCGCCCTGCTCGCGGACCGGCCGGTGGAGGAGCGGCTGCGGCCGCACTGGACCGTGACCTGGGCGGTCCCCGTGGACGCCGAGGGCATGCCCGTGTACCCGGCGACAGCGCCGGTCGTCCACGCGCCGACACCGACCGACGAGCCCCTCGGTGTGCCGGCGCTGCTGATCGCCTCGCTGCCGCTCGACACCGCCCGCCGCCATCCGGCTCCGGGTCCGCTCACCGACTTCCTGGTGCGGCGCGCGGCCGACGCGTACGCCGAACTGCTCGGCGACTGGCAGCCGGTCGGGACCGGGCTGATCGACCTCGTCCCCGGGCCGCTGGGCAAGGGCGAGCTGGACGGTTCGCTGCGCGCGGCGATCCTGGAGCTGCTGCCGCGCGTCGCGTTCCTCGCGCCCGCCGTCCCCTCGGAGGACGTGGTGGCGCTGCGCCCGCTGGAGGCCGAGGTCGTGGAGGGCGCCGGCGCCGAGACCGTACGGGTCCTGGCGGACGTGCTGCCGACGTTGCTCCCCGCCGGTCTGGAGCGCCGGGTGGAGCTGCGGACGCTCGGTGTCGCGCGGGTCCCGCTGACGGAGGCCGTCGACCGGCTCGCCGGCATCGAGCGCGACCCGTCGTGGTGGTGGCGGCTGTACGACAGCCTCGCCGGAGTGGATCCGGAGCGGCTGTCCGGTCTGCCGGTGCCGCTCGCCGGTACGGGTGCGGCCGCCGGCGACGCGGTGGCCGGCGAGGAGGACGAGGAGCCGCGTCAGCGCCGTGCGCCCCGTACCACCATCGGCCCGCGCCAGGTGCTGCTGCCGACCGCCGAGACGCCGGAGGGACTGGCCCGGTTCGGGCTGAAGGTGGCCCATCAGGCGGCCGCCCATCCGCTGCTGGAGAAGCTGGGCGCGCTGCCCGCGACACCGCGCGCGGTGCTGACGACCCCCCAGGTGCGGGCCGCCGTCGCCGCGTCGCTGGAGGACGGCGACGGGCTGTGGGACGAGGACGCGCCGGACAGCGAGGAGCTGGCGGAGATCGTCCTCGCCCTCGTCAGGGACGCGGGGCTGGAGCCGGGAGACGAGCCGTGGCTGGGCGCGCTCGCGCTGCCGGACGAGGACGGCGAGCTCGCTCCGGCCGGTGAACTGGTGCTGCCGGGAAGCCCTTTCGCGTCCGTGATGCGCGAGGGCGAACTGGCCCTCGTCGACGCCGAGCTGGCGGAGCGCTGGGGCGAGCAGCCGCTCGCCGCGTGCGGGGTGCTGGCGAACTTCGCGCTCGTCCGCGCCACGGACGTCGTTCTGGACCCGGACGAACTGGAGCCCCGCGAGGGCGACTTCGCGGAGCCGGACGACGCGGGGCTGCTGGACGCGGTCGACGTCTGGTGCGAGGACGTCCTCGACCGGCTGCCCGAGACCCCCGTACCGCCGGTGGCGACGGAGATCGCCGCCGTGCGCGACCTGGATCTCGTGGACGACGACCAGTGGCCGCGGGCTCTCGCGCTGCTGGCCAGGCCGCCGCTGAGGGACGCGCTGACCCAGCCGGTCCGGGTGCTGCTGCCCGACGGCACGACCGAGACGATCCGGCCGTACACGGCCTGGTGGCTGCGCGACCACCCGGTGCTGGGCGGCCGCCGCCCCGCGGGTCTGCGGTCCTCGGGCGGCGATCCGCTGCTGGTCGGCCTGTACGACTCCGCCGACGCGACCGGCTTCGAGGACGAGCAGGTGCTGCACGCCCTGGGCGTACGGACGTCCGTGGCCGCGCTGCTCGACGAGCCGGGCGGCGCGGCCGAGCTGCTGGGGCGGCTCGCCGACCCGGACCGTCCGGTCACCGCGTCCCAGTTGCACGGCCTCTACACGGCGCTGGCGGATCTGGACCCGGAGCAGGTCACGCTCCCGGACGACCTGCGCGCGGTCGTCGACGGACAGGTGCGGGTGGTGGACGCCGCGGACGCCCTCGTCGCGGACGCCCCCGATCTGCTGCCGCTGACCGCCGGGCGTCCGCTGCTGCCGGTCTCCCCGGACCGGGCCGCGGACCTGGCCGAGCTGTTCCAGGTGGGGCGGCTCAGCGAGGCGGTGGAGGCGGAGGTGACGACGGTCGGGGAGGAGCACGAGGTGCCGGAGCCGGTGCACGCGCTGCTGGGCCCGGCGACGCCGACGTCGTACGTCGAGCACGAGGAACTCCTCGCGGGCGGCGTCGAACTCGACTGGCGCCGTACGTCCGACGGCGTCATCCACGCCGCGACGCTGGAGGGCGTCGCCGCCGGTCTCGCCTGGGCGGCGGGCCAGTGGCCCCGCCGTTTCGAGGTGGCGGCGCTCCTCGAGGACCCGTCGCGCACGGAGGAGCTGGCACGGGACCGCTGGTTCGACTGA
- a CDS encoding DUF3027 domain-containing protein, translating to MSAATTRSRTPDRLCAEAVDLARTAADEAAAPGVVGEHVSLVSEGDRVVTHFFECREAGYRGWRWAVTVARASRAKNVTVDEAVLLPGPDALLAPEWVPWSERLRPGDLGPGDLLPTDAEDLRLEPGYSGEDAPPPNSAVSAEMADRVDAEDAEIVTRAPSRGAISSVAEELGMRRARVLSRYGLHVAADRWEDSFGAKTPMAQAAPASCQSCGFLMPLSGSLKQAFGVCANEFSPADGRVVSLSYGCGGHSEAAVMPKPPRPAPPVLDSMRSDEFPLRPAPDSGSVPDHVETSPQDEDLGHS from the coding sequence GTGAGTGCTGCGACGACGCGAAGCCGTACCCCCGACCGTCTGTGCGCCGAGGCGGTAGACCTCGCCCGGACGGCCGCCGACGAGGCCGCCGCGCCGGGAGTGGTGGGTGAGCACGTCTCGCTCGTGTCCGAGGGCGACCGGGTCGTCACCCACTTCTTCGAGTGCCGGGAGGCCGGCTACCGGGGCTGGCGCTGGGCCGTCACGGTGGCCCGCGCGTCGCGGGCCAAGAACGTCACGGTCGACGAGGCCGTGCTCCTGCCCGGACCGGACGCCCTGCTCGCGCCGGAGTGGGTGCCGTGGAGCGAGCGGCTGCGGCCCGGCGACCTCGGCCCGGGCGATCTGCTGCCCACGGACGCGGAGGACCTGAGGCTCGAGCCCGGCTACTCGGGTGAGGACGCGCCGCCCCCGAACTCGGCGGTCTCCGCGGAGATGGCCGACCGCGTCGACGCCGAGGACGCGGAGATCGTGACCCGCGCCCCGTCGCGCGGCGCGATCTCCTCCGTGGCCGAGGAACTGGGCATGCGCCGGGCGCGGGTCCTCTCCCGCTACGGGCTGCACGTCGCCGCGGACCGCTGGGAGGACTCCTTCGGCGCGAAGACGCCGATGGCGCAGGCCGCGCCGGCGTCGTGCCAGTCCTGCGGTTTCCTGATGCCGCTGTCGGGGTCGCTCAAGCAGGCGTTCGGGGTGTGCGCGAACGAGTTCTCCCCGGCGGACGGGCGGGTCGTGTCGCTGTCGTACGGGTGCGGCGGGCACTCCGAGGCGGCGGTCATGCCGAAGCCGCCGCGGCCGGCGCCGCCGGTGCTGGACTCGATGCGGTCGGACGAGTTCCCGCTCCGTCCGGCACCCGACAGCGGCTCGGTCCCGGACCACGTGGAGACGTCCCCGCAGGACGAGGACCTCGGCCACTCGTAG
- a CDS encoding MFS transporter, with amino-acid sequence MTAARSSGAPGPLSRACRAVGRALHLPFTRTARGIRRATHAHGAGESGLGKLIELHAVNGAGDVMITVALASTVFFSVPTDEARGRVALYLAITMAPFTLLAPVIGPLLDHLPHGRRAAMAGTMTARAVLALTMSGAVATGGIELYPAALGVLVCSKAYGVIRSAVVPRLLPPGFALVKANSRVTLAGLLATGIAAPIGAGLQQIGPAWPLYGACAIFVAGTFLSLSMPPKVDSAKGERKAHMLTHGERKPSLRTVGPSVLHGLQANAAHRMLSGFLIFFLAFLLRVHPLAGQSAAASLVMVGVAAGIGNACGTAIGAWVRHRPPEVIVATGLMLALTAAVLTAVFFSPLMVAVLGAVAGLSQALSKLSLDAMIQRDVPESVRTSAFARSETVLQMSWVVGGAIGISLPLNGVVGMSVAAGILALGAVLALRGLLVASRRSTTAPSRVTVTPRVR; translated from the coding sequence GTGACAGCCGCGAGGTCGTCCGGCGCTCCCGGGCCGCTGAGCAGGGCGTGCCGAGCCGTCGGCCGCGCCCTGCACCTGCCGTTCACCCGGACGGCCAGGGGCATCCGCCGGGCCACCCACGCGCACGGCGCGGGCGAGTCCGGGCTGGGCAAACTGATCGAACTGCACGCCGTCAACGGCGCGGGCGACGTCATGATCACCGTCGCACTGGCGTCCACGGTCTTCTTCTCCGTCCCCACCGACGAGGCGCGCGGGCGCGTGGCGCTCTACCTGGCCATCACCATGGCGCCGTTCACGCTGCTGGCCCCGGTGATCGGCCCGCTGCTGGACCACCTCCCGCACGGCCGCCGCGCGGCGATGGCGGGCACCATGACGGCCCGCGCGGTGCTGGCGCTGACCATGTCGGGCGCCGTCGCCACGGGCGGCATCGAGCTGTATCCGGCGGCGCTCGGCGTACTGGTGTGCTCGAAGGCGTACGGGGTGATCCGCAGCGCCGTCGTGCCGCGTCTGCTGCCACCGGGGTTCGCCCTGGTGAAGGCGAACTCACGGGTGACGCTGGCCGGACTGCTGGCCACGGGCATCGCCGCGCCGATCGGTGCCGGGCTCCAGCAGATCGGCCCCGCCTGGCCGCTGTACGGCGCGTGCGCGATCTTCGTGGCGGGCACGTTCCTGTCGCTGAGCATGCCGCCCAAGGTCGACTCGGCGAAGGGCGAGCGCAAGGCGCACATGCTGACGCACGGCGAGCGGAAGCCGAGCCTGCGGACCGTCGGCCCTTCGGTGCTGCACGGGCTCCAGGCGAACGCGGCCCATCGCATGCTCTCGGGATTCCTGATCTTCTTCCTGGCGTTCCTGCTGCGCGTCCATCCGCTGGCCGGGCAGAGCGCGGCCGCGTCGCTGGTGATGGTCGGTGTCGCCGCGGGGATCGGGAACGCCTGCGGCACGGCGATCGGGGCGTGGGTGCGCCACCGACCTCCTGAGGTGATCGTCGCCACGGGGCTGATGCTGGCGCTGACGGCGGCGGTGCTGACAGCGGTGTTCTTCAGTCCTCTGATGGTGGCCGTGCTGGGCGCGGTGGCCGGGCTGTCGCAGGCGCTGTCGAAGCTGTCGCTGGACGCGATGATCCAGCGTGACGTGCCGGAGTCGGTGCGAACGTCGGCGTTCGCCCGTTCGGAGACGGTGCTGCAGATGTCGTGGGTGGTCGGCGGGGCGATCGGGATCTCGCTGCCCCTGAACGGTGTGGTCGGCATGTCGGTGGCGGCGGGCATCCTGGCCCTGGGCGCGGTACTGGCGCTGCGCGGACTGCTGGTGGCGTCCCGCCGCAGCACGACGGCGCCGAGCCGGGTCACGGTCACGCCACGCGTACGGTGA
- a CDS encoding DUF2771 domain-containing protein, with protein sequence MTVALLSGKRRRAATALGAVSAGLLVLSACDKPTPLATVTVGTTSVHTEAACYNDGKAIKESQIQDCLNKKAEKSITVAPDDKVRFGVDPEIAENGWTIFIGGERAEQEPYHKTYRTIPASAFFTSPTTGEPSSSAQVSIVETSGKKLTGIWHFKLAQD encoded by the coding sequence ATGACCGTTGCGCTCCTCTCCGGCAAGCGTCGCCGGGCCGCCACCGCCCTCGGTGCCGTGTCCGCCGGCCTCCTCGTACTCTCCGCCTGCGACAAGCCGACCCCGCTCGCGACCGTGACGGTCGGGACGACCTCGGTGCACACCGAAGCCGCCTGCTACAACGACGGCAAGGCGATCAAGGAGTCGCAGATCCAGGACTGCCTCAACAAGAAGGCCGAGAAGTCCATCACGGTCGCGCCGGACGACAAGGTCCGCTTCGGTGTCGACCCCGAGATCGCCGAGAACGGCTGGACGATCTTCATCGGCGGGGAGCGCGCCGAGCAGGAGCCGTACCACAAGACGTACCGGACGATCCCGGCCAGCGCCTTCTTCACCAGCCCGACGACCGGTGAGCCCTCCAGCTCGGCGCAGGTGTCCATCGTGGAGACCTCGGGCAAGAAGCTGACCGGCATCTGGCACTTCAAGCTGGCCCAGGACTGA
- a CDS encoding futalosine hydrolase, whose product MRVLVVTAVTAEADSVAAGLCPDGTVTLHRIPGGHALRRCTGAGTTVDVLAGGVGPAAAAAATATALTAAAVAPGAPAYDLVVSAGIGGGFAGVAPLGALVVADAIVAADLGAQTPDGHLPVEELGFGRSVRPAAALSERIAEALDAVHGPVLTVSTVTGTAARAAELTARHPRAAVEAMEGFGVAEAAASHGVPVAEIRAVSNAVGPRDRAAWRIGEALDALRNAFRLLSPVLEEEAR is encoded by the coding sequence ATGCGCGTACTCGTCGTCACCGCGGTCACGGCGGAGGCCGACTCCGTCGCCGCCGGGCTCTGCCCCGACGGCACCGTGACCCTCCACCGCATCCCGGGCGGCCACGCCCTGCGCCGCTGCACGGGCGCGGGGACGACCGTGGACGTCCTCGCCGGAGGCGTCGGTCCCGCCGCGGCGGCCGCGGCGACGGCCACCGCGCTGACGGCCGCGGCCGTCGCACCCGGCGCCCCCGCCTACGACCTGGTCGTCTCCGCCGGGATCGGCGGGGGTTTCGCGGGCGTCGCCCCGCTCGGCGCGCTCGTGGTCGCGGACGCGATCGTCGCCGCCGACCTGGGCGCGCAGACGCCCGACGGTCATCTGCCGGTCGAGGAACTCGGCTTCGGTCGCTCCGTCCGTCCGGCCGCCGCGCTGTCGGAGCGGATCGCCGAGGCGCTGGACGCGGTGCACGGGCCCGTCCTCACCGTGTCGACCGTCACGGGCACCGCCGCCCGCGCCGCCGAGCTGACCGCACGTCACCCCCGGGCCGCCGTCGAGGCGATGGAGGGCTTCGGGGTCGCCGAGGCCGCCGCGTCGCACGGCGTTCCCGTCGCCGAGATCCGCGCCGTGTCCAACGCCGTCGGCCCCCGCGACCGGGCCGCCTGGCGCATCGGCGAGGCCCTGGACGCCCTGCGGAACGCGTTCCGGCTGCTGAGCCCCGTCCTCGAGGAGGAGGCCCGATGA
- a CDS encoding 1,4-dihydroxy-6-naphthoate synthase, with protein sequence MSKLKIAYSPCPNDTFVFDAWAHGRVPGAPRLDVTFADIDVTNGMAERGEFDVLKVSYAVLPYVLDEYALLPCGGALGRGCGPLVLTREPGTDLSGATVAVPSEKSTAYLLFRLWAADVLPDGVGRVVVLPFHEIMPAVRDGKVDAGLVIHEARFTYQEYGLHCLADMGEHWETTTGLPIPLGAIIAKRSLGPELLSLLAESARTSVRMAWDDPPASRPYVMEHAQEMDPAVVDQHIGLYVNEFTADLGEAGYAAVRGLLTRAAAEGLVPPLGREALSFV encoded by the coding sequence ATGAGCAAACTCAAGATCGCCTACTCACCCTGCCCGAACGACACCTTCGTCTTCGACGCCTGGGCCCACGGGCGGGTCCCGGGCGCACCCCGCCTCGACGTGACGTTCGCCGACATCGACGTCACCAACGGCATGGCCGAGCGCGGCGAGTTCGACGTCCTGAAGGTCTCCTACGCGGTGCTGCCGTACGTGCTCGACGAGTACGCGCTGCTGCCCTGCGGCGGCGCGCTGGGCCGGGGCTGCGGCCCGCTCGTGCTCACAAGGGAGCCGGGCACCGACCTGAGCGGCGCGACGGTCGCCGTTCCCAGCGAGAAGTCGACGGCGTACCTGCTGTTCCGGCTGTGGGCCGCGGACGTGCTGCCGGACGGGGTCGGCCGGGTCGTCGTCCTGCCGTTCCACGAGATCATGCCGGCCGTACGGGACGGCAAGGTGGACGCCGGACTGGTCATCCACGAGGCGCGGTTCACCTATCAGGAGTACGGCCTGCACTGCCTTGCCGACATGGGCGAGCACTGGGAGACCACGACCGGACTGCCGATCCCGCTCGGCGCGATCATCGCCAAGCGTTCGCTGGGGCCGGAGCTGCTGAGCCTCCTGGCCGAATCCGCTCGTACGTCCGTCCGCATGGCCTGGGACGACCCGCCGGCGTCCCGCCCGTACGTGATGGAGCACGCCCAGGAGATGGACCCGGCCGTCGTCGACCAGCACATCGGGCTCTACGTCAACGAGTTCACGGCCGACCTCGGCGAGGCGGGGTACGCGGCCGTCCGCGGGCTGCTCACACGTGCGGCGGCCGAGGGGCTCGTACCTCCCCTCGGCCGCGAAGCGCTGTCCTTCGTCTGA
- a CDS encoding cold-shock protein has product MPTGKVKWFNSEKGFGFLSRDDGGDVFVHSSVLPDGVDALKPGQRVEFGVVAGQRGDQALSVTVLDPTPSVAAAQRRKPDELASIVQDLTTLLENITPQLERGRYPDKAHGKKIAGLLRAVADQLDV; this is encoded by the coding sequence GTGCCTACCGGCAAGGTCAAGTGGTTCAACAGCGAGAAGGGCTTCGGCTTTCTCTCCCGCGACGACGGCGGCGACGTCTTCGTCCACTCGTCGGTGCTTCCTGACGGAGTCGACGCGCTGAAGCCCGGTCAGCGGGTCGAGTTCGGCGTCGTCGCCGGACAGCGCGGTGACCAGGCACTCTCGGTCACGGTCCTCGACCCGACCCCCTCCGTGGCGGCCGCTCAGCGCCGCAAGCCGGACGAGCTGGCGTCGATCGTCCAGGACCTGACGACGCTGCTGGAGAACATCACCCCGCAGCTGGAGCGCGGCCGCTACCCGGACAAGGCCCACGGAAAGAAGATCGCGGGTCTGCTGCGCGCGGTGGCCGACCAGCTCGACGTCTGA
- a CDS encoding HAD family hydrolase, whose translation MASEPLTRPLTVGFDLDMTLIDSRPGIRAAYRALSAETGVWIDADLAVTRLGPPLEQELAHWFPDDRILEVGDRYRELYPEYAISPTPAMPGAREAVAAVQALGGRAIVVTAKHEPNAKLHLAHLGIEPDEVIGWLWAEAKAEALREHDARVYVGDHVGDVRGARTAGVLSLAVPTGPCDERELREAGADVVLRDLTEFPAWLAGYTGPAAAG comes from the coding sequence ATGGCCTCGGAACCCCTGACACGCCCCCTGACGGTCGGATTCGACCTCGACATGACGCTGATCGACTCCCGTCCCGGCATCCGGGCCGCCTACCGGGCACTCTCCGCGGAGACCGGGGTGTGGATAGACGCCGACCTCGCGGTCACCCGGCTGGGACCGCCGCTGGAGCAGGAGCTCGCGCACTGGTTCCCGGACGACCGGATCCTGGAGGTGGGCGACCGCTACCGCGAGCTCTACCCCGAGTACGCGATATCCCCGACCCCCGCGATGCCCGGTGCCCGGGAGGCCGTCGCCGCGGTCCAGGCGCTCGGCGGCCGCGCGATCGTCGTCACCGCCAAGCACGAGCCGAACGCCAAGCTGCACCTGGCCCACCTCGGCATCGAACCCGACGAGGTCATCGGATGGCTGTGGGCGGAGGCCAAGGCGGAGGCGCTGCGCGAGCACGACGCGCGGGTGTACGTGGGCGACCACGTCGGAGACGTCCGTGGGGCGCGCACCGCGGGGGTGCTCTCGCTCGCCGTGCCGACCGGACCGTGCGACGAGCGCGAGCTGCGCGAGGCGGGTGCGGACGTCGTGCTGCGGGACCTCACGGAGTTCCCGGCCTGGCTCGCCGGGTACACCGGCCCGGCGGCCGCGGGCTGA
- a CDS encoding FecCD family ABC transporter permease, which produces MSSAAAPGTGRVVAIAAAVVALLVAVLLSLAVGARAVAPSAVLDALLHGGTSDSAQVVRELRLPRTLIGLMVGASLALAGTVLQGLTRNPIADPGILGISQGASVGVVLAIAFAGVHTLTGYVWFAFAGAALASVAVYAIASSGRGGATPVKLALGGAAVNALLVSVTTAVLTTRAAALDEFRFWQVGALGGRSAEIAAQIWPFLLLGVLLVLSVARGLDALALGDDMAKGLGRRVATVRLVGGIGATVLTGAGVAAAGPIAFVGLAVPHIARAIVGSDHRWVLPFAALLGPVVLLVSDVVGRILFPPGEIPAGVTTALIGVPFLVATVRRKAVPA; this is translated from the coding sequence ATGTCATCCGCCGCCGCTCCCGGAACCGGACGCGTGGTCGCGATCGCGGCCGCCGTCGTGGCGCTGCTCGTCGCGGTCCTGCTCAGTCTCGCGGTGGGGGCGCGCGCCGTCGCCCCGTCCGCGGTGCTCGACGCCCTGCTGCACGGCGGCACGAGCGACTCCGCCCAGGTCGTCCGGGAACTCCGGCTGCCTCGCACGCTCATCGGTCTGATGGTCGGGGCATCGCTCGCTCTCGCCGGCACGGTGCTGCAGGGACTGACCCGCAACCCGATCGCCGACCCCGGGATCCTCGGCATCAGCCAGGGCGCGTCCGTCGGGGTGGTCCTGGCCATCGCCTTCGCGGGCGTGCACACGCTCACCGGCTACGTCTGGTTCGCCTTCGCGGGCGCGGCCCTCGCCTCCGTGGCGGTGTACGCGATCGCCTCCAGCGGCCGGGGCGGGGCGACGCCCGTGAAGCTGGCCCTCGGCGGCGCGGCGGTCAACGCCCTGCTCGTCTCGGTGACGACGGCCGTGCTCACGACCCGGGCCGCCGCCCTCGACGAGTTCCGCTTCTGGCAGGTCGGCGCCCTCGGCGGGCGGAGCGCCGAGATCGCCGCGCAGATCTGGCCCTTCCTGCTCCTCGGCGTCCTCCTCGTGCTGTCCGTCGCCCGCGGACTCGACGCCCTGGCCCTCGGCGACGACATGGCGAAGGGCCTCGGCAGACGCGTCGCGACGGTCCGCCTCGTCGGCGGCATCGGCGCGACGGTCCTCACCGGCGCGGGCGTCGCCGCAGCGGGCCCGATCGCCTTCGTCGGCCTCGCAGTACCGCACATCGCCCGCGCGATCGTCGGTTCGGACCACCGGTGGGTGCTCCCGTTCGCCGCCCTGCTGGGGCCGGTGGTGCTTCTCGTCTCCGACGTGGTGGGACGGATCCTCTTCCCGCCCGGCGAGATACCGGCGGGCGTGACGACCGCCCTGATCGGCGTGCCGTTCCTCGTCGCCACGGTGCGCAGGAAGGCGGTCCCCGCATGA
- a CDS encoding FecCD family ABC transporter permease produces the protein MSAAGRKTAPPAAPAVTAPTTVRAAVRPAGHSRVRAGRATFLLHRRSAAVAAALSVLLLGVCVAHLCFGESFVAPGEVVKVLLGQPSPDELVVGTLRLPRMVVGLFVGAAFGVAGALVQSVARNPLASPDVIGISQGASAVTVAALTFGVTSYGVLPYLSVAGGIAAAALVYLFAWRGGLHAARFVLVGIGFAIALRSVTTLFMTKGDYLVAQQAQIWMTGSLNGRGWDEAAPLGWTLLALAPAALWASRAMRNVSLDDHTATALGIRLGRVRLGLVALGVVLASVATGAAGPVDFVALLAPQTARRMTRTAQIPLLCSALTGAVVVVLADLLGRRLLAPTELPVGVLTAAVGAPYLIWLIVRGRTGRASGGSA, from the coding sequence ATGAGCGCCGCAGGGCGGAAGACCGCTCCGCCGGCCGCTCCGGCGGTGACCGCTCCGACGACGGTGCGTGCCGCGGTGCGGCCGGCCGGGCACAGCCGGGTACGGGCCGGTCGGGCCACGTTCCTCCTGCACCGGCGGTCCGCGGCCGTCGCCGCGGCCCTCTCCGTACTCCTGCTGGGCGTGTGCGTCGCCCACCTCTGCTTCGGCGAGAGCTTCGTCGCCCCCGGCGAGGTCGTGAAGGTGCTCCTCGGGCAGCCGTCCCCGGACGAGCTGGTCGTCGGCACGCTGCGGCTGCCGCGGATGGTCGTGGGGCTGTTCGTCGGTGCGGCGTTCGGGGTCGCCGGGGCGCTCGTCCAGTCCGTCGCCCGCAACCCGCTCGCCAGCCCGGACGTCATCGGCATCAGCCAGGGCGCGAGCGCGGTCACCGTGGCCGCGCTGACCTTCGGGGTCACCTCGTACGGCGTGCTGCCGTACCTGTCGGTCGCGGGCGGCATCGCGGCCGCCGCGCTCGTGTACCTGTTCGCGTGGCGCGGCGGGCTCCACGCCGCCCGCTTCGTCCTCGTCGGCATCGGCTTCGCCATCGCGCTGCGGTCGGTCACGACCCTGTTCATGACCAAGGGCGACTACCTCGTCGCCCAGCAGGCCCAGATCTGGATGACCGGCTCCCTCAACGGCCGCGGCTGGGACGAGGCCGCGCCGCTCGGCTGGACGCTCCTCGCTCTCGCCCCGGCCGCACTGTGGGCCTCGCGGGCCATGCGCAACGTGTCCCTCGACGACCACACCGCCACCGCGCTCGGAATCCGGCTGGGGCGGGTGCGCCTCGGCCTCGTCGCCCTGGGTGTCGTCCTCGCGTCCGTCGCGACGGGCGCGGCGGGCCCCGTCGACTTCGTGGCGCTGCTCGCACCGCAGACCGCCCGCCGCATGACCCGTACCGCACAGATCCCGCTGCTCTGCTCGGCGCTGACGGGCGCGGTGGTGGTCGTGCTGGCCGACCTGCTGGGCCGGCGGCTGCTGGCTCCGACCGAACTGCCGGTGGGCGTGCTGACGGCCGCCGTCGGCGCCCCGTACCTGATCTGGCTGATCGTCCGCGGCCGTACCGGCCGTGCCTCTGGAGGCTCCGCATGA